In Drosophila busckii strain San Diego stock center, stock number 13000-0081.31 chromosome 3R, ASM1175060v1, whole genome shotgun sequence, the sequence GTTATTTGCTGGCtgatattttaaaatactcgCCCGAGTGTGTAACTACGATATGTTCATTTAAATGGCAAAACGGCAAGCTGTAACCGCGCAATCATGTCAAGAATTCAATATCAAAATACGCGCACAGCTGTCGCTGATGACAACGTGGCATGAACCAATCCTCtacccagccacccactgcATTAATAAACTCACTTTAGAGCTGCGTGAGCGGGAGGGGGCGTGCGTTTTGATTACAACTATCAAACATGATGGCCATACAAATGTATAGAAACATATTTTGAATATCGCACTTGGGTTACATATGCGCCGCAATTTCATCActtcaaattgatttgattaaattgCGCTCATATTTGAAGGTTATTCAACAGCATCCCTTTATTTCAATTGCGCATCTGAACGGGTATGGGCTTAAACACAAAACAACTTGGGGGGATCAGCAGGCAACAGTTGGTCAAACAAAGTTTGGATTAATATTTTCTTCATAGCTTATCTAAATATAATGAAAGCTTGTCATTTATGCTTGCTCTTAAAAGTATTTCTTATTcatacttattttaatttggtttttatAAAATCTAAGATACTATTTTCACAGAGTGATCGAAAAATTGATATTTCGTAGAAACtgttgtacatcaacaaccaaatgATGTTTGCACATgaacatcaacaaccaaaggttATTATTGTGCATCAACAAACTTACATTGTTATAGTTCATCAACACCCAAATGGCAGACAGGGTAAATGAGGTAAGTATTTTCTCATTGATAGACAACAGCGAGCGCCGCTGTTAATAGGAGGAACAAATAAAGTTACATCAACCATTGGATGCTGAAGTACAACACAAACTTTGCCTcacaacataataataatttttcaaggCATACATGATtatactaattttaattgtgtttacCACGCCCACAGAAAATTGATTCACAACCAAAGAatgttttggcatttgttCAGCTGTTGCTTCTGTGCCAGTCAGTTGTggtgcttattatttatattaatttttctgGTGGATCCTACGGTAGACCATTTTTAGAGACAGCTTTTCTAATATAAGATGCAACAACATTGTTTTTCAGCTTATTTACACCTCAtcgaaattgcatttgaaatcgCTGCTCATCTTAGTACACGGCATCGGCCAATTGAGTGCAGACAAGAACAGGAATTGTGGCAAGTTAAAcgctgcaacaaattgcggCTATCATTAATTCCGATGCGCTTTCCgttgtgactgctgctgcatttgattgCATAATGTATTTACACACGATGGCAACGGCCACAAGCCAAAGCTGACAAGCTGCCATTATTCTGCCAGCTGATATATAATCAGCTGAAGCAGTCGCTTTTGCTCGATTATTCTGGATCTGTGCTTGATTTTAATTAGTGCACACGAGTGGCCCACGCTAAAAGCCAGAAGCTCACCAACGAGCTACCATTTACGTATTTTCTATTGGCCAATTCAGCGCAGCAGCTTCGGCCAACAAACCGTAGCCGGAGCCGGAGCCGGAaaccatacacacacacacacacgcacacaaacagaGAGAGGGACAAGCAAGAATACATTTGTGCGGCTGGCACTGGGACAGATTGTGTCATTAACTTGATGCACTGTGGAATCAGATTGGTGTGTGGAGAACTGCATGGATGCGAACTGTTGTTAGACCACCCACAATTGTGGCTGATTGTTGTTGGGATGTGGCTGCCAATATGAGCGAACAGAAATGTGTGCTTCTGCATTTGTGTGATTACAATTGGTTGCCAGAGACATGCAGTTAACCTTTGCCGCTGGTTTGCTCCCACATACTAGACCGGAAAGTGGAAAAATGGGGCGCTGCTCAAATCAGTTTTTGCGGTTTATGATGTACAGCGGCACTAATGGCGCCTGAATAATTAAAACCCAATGAATCACTGCCAGCTTGATATGGCATACAGTTGTACAGTTGCATAGTTATGTATATTGATGAACATTTTAATGTTGCACAAGCTAGTTTACATATTGCACATtaagcatacataaatactAATCAACAATAACTAACACATAGACATAGCCCTCCCATTCATTCAATATACCAGTCAAAATCGTTCTAAAATCCTACTTAGCCTATCCTACTTAATTCTTGGTTGGTTCGCTCTCAAGCTTATCCACATCGGACTTGGTTTCGTTGACATGCAGTGGGTCTGCTTTTTTCCCTTCGTTGATTAATTTCTGCAAATCTTCACCCCAGCCTAGTGCTTCAGCCAGTTCGCGAACGCCAGCATCACAGTCCCCTAGGAAGGCTACATCACGTATATTTTCTGGTGTGCCATAGAGTAGAGCATTATCCTTAGAGTCCAGCCACGATGCCAAGCTTGGTCTTCCGACAGCATCTCGATTAATCAACAGGCGAATGCAACGCGGACCGGCGCGGCGGATAAGCGAAGCAAACGGCTGCACCTCCAAGGATGTACCCATTATGATAAGCAAATCACACTCCTCAAAATCAATGTCGGGCGAATCATAGAATATACGGGGCAAGTTCTCGCCAAAGAATACAATGTCGGGCTTTACAAGTCCCTTGCATCCCTCGCACTTAGGAAGCTCATCCGTGAAGATTTTAGCCTTCATCCAGGCCATATCGTACTCCTTAGAGCAATTCAAACAATGGTTAGTATAGAAGCTACCATGTGCTTCAACGATTTTTTCAGAGGGTATTCCGGCCAGCCGGTCCAAAGTATCTATGTTTTGGGTATAGTGACGCTGGAGCAAACCCTTCTCATGTAGAAGCCGTACAAAGAAATGCGATGGAGTGGGCGAAAATGAGCCCGGATACAGCTCTTTAGCAAGCTCGAAAAATGGCTGTGGGTGATTCTCAAAATATTGGACGTCAAAAATGGCGGTGGGGtttggcaatttgtatttcttCAAATTGTTGTACAACCCAGTATCTGGAGACCGAAAATCAGGTATTccagcagctaaataaatatagtcttattaatgaaaatgtaattttataataattggtTACTTACATGTAGAAATTCCTGCGCCCACCATAGTAACAATTTTCTTGAAGC encodes:
- the LOC108602135 gene encoding NAD-dependent protein deacetylase Sirt2, with the translated sequence MSDSDSDKNDKKDSDCTKSWRDCDSDGASSGDERSGILDSAAMEKIRQYFSQALNLSTNTNLNSDEAAVDKVISDLTFEGLCKHWREHGFKKIVTMVGAGISTSAGIPDFRSPDTGLYNNLKKYKLPNPTAIFDVQYFENHPQPFFELAKELYPGSFSPTPSHFFVRLLHEKGLLQRHYTQNIDTLDRLAGIPSEKIVEAHGSFYTNHCLNCSKEYDMAWMKAKIFTDELPKCEGCKGLVKPDIVFFGENLPRIFYDSPDIDFEECDLLIIMGTSLEVQPFASLIRRAGPRCIRLLINRDAVGRPSLASWLDSKDNALLYGTPENIRDVAFLGDCDAGVRELAEALGWGEDLQKLINEGKKADPLHVNETKSDVDKLESEPTKN